Proteins found in one Anas platyrhynchos isolate ZD024472 breed Pekin duck chromosome 18, IASCAAS_PekinDuck_T2T, whole genome shotgun sequence genomic segment:
- the LOC113845485 gene encoding uncharacterized protein has translation MRPARRSPRCVRAVRRGAGRAAAAAPGAVSTTRGVAEGAPQGADFAEPPRSVPLGRAGRAAPRAQPELRLREGSPDRWRRRPPCDRGPARPGPARPGSARLLRAASGAACPLPARGGTAGASRGRCGAGPRAGRGQPGRGEPGKPGTGERRARGRPRGEAVAALLTPGRCTPRLAAPRNHGLYRSQAADSEPSVPGDRPAARAGGAEGTRPCSWSTGPAARRAGTARGGRSRGAAVQENRAALPRAAATPQKGSAARGSARRSARGATPPFGAPTPTALAPGPAPQAADGSGSSRGDTCSVQRRRNGSRSGAAPQPGKSACRVRSAMSDAAPSPSLERINVSELQSVVTNNNNNKLPCCCSIAQTNDRREPRGAFPRLAAAPPRGPARPQRAAGGDGPPRPMGLGPQRVGASLWPRGGTLLSRQPRGTGDRSATRPEQC, from the exons ATGC GCCCAGCGCGACGTTCCCCGAGGTGCGTGCGTGCGGTCCGTCGGGGCGCGGGACGCGCAGCGGCCGCTGCCCCTGGAGCCGTGTCCACAACCCGCGGGGTTGCGGAGGGAGCTCCGCAGGGTGCGGACTTTGCCGAGCCGCCGCGGAGCGTGCCGCTTGGCCGCGCGGGGCGTGCAGCTCCTCGGGCGCAGCCTGAACTCCGGCTGCGGGAGGGCTCCCCGGACCGCTGGAGGCGGCGACCGCCCTGCGACCgcggcccggctcggcccggcccggcccggcccggctcggctcggctgcTCAGGGCGGCCTCGGGCGCAGCCTGCCCCCTGCCGGCGCGCGGCGGCACGGCCGGGGCGAGCCGCGGGCGGTGCGGGGCCGGGCCGAGAGCGGGCCGGGGTCAGCCGGGGCGAGGCGAGCCCGGGAAGCCCGGGACGGGCGAGCGCAGGgcccgggggcggccccgcggggagGCGGTGGCCGCGCTGCTCACCCCCGGCCG CTGTACTCCGCGACTCGCTGCCCCGCGGAACCACGGCCTTTACCGCTCGCAGGCGGCCGACTCCGAACCGTCGGTGCCCGGAGACCGTCCCGCGGCGCGGGCGGGCGGTGCTGAGGGGACCCGGCCCTGCTCGTGGAGCACCGGCCCGGCCGCACGGCGGGCAGGCACAGCTCGGGGCGGGCGCAGCCGGGGCGCAGCGGTGCAGGAGAACCGCGCAGCCCTTCCCCGAGCAGCGGCCACTCCCCAGAAGGGCTCTGCAGCCCGCGGCTCAGCCCGACGGAGCGCCCGGGGCGCCACCCCGCCGTTCGGTGCTCCTACCCCGACGGCCTTAGCCCCCGGGCCGGCTCCGCAGGCCGCCGACGGGTCTGGGTCGTCTCGAGGGGACACTTGCAGCGTCCAGCGTCGCCGGAACGGGAGCCGCAGCGGAGCGGCTCCTCAGCCCGGGAAGAGTGCATGTCGGGTGCGCTCGGCGATGAGTGATGCagccccctctccctctctcgaAAGAATAAATGTAAGCGAGCTGCAAAGTGTAGTTactaataacaataacaataaattaCCGTGCTGTTGCTCGATAGCACAAACAAACGATCGCCGTGAACCACGCGGTGCCTTCCCGCGCCTCGCAGCCGCCCCTCCCCGGGGACCGGCCCGTCCCCAGCGGGCGGCTGGCGGGGACGGCCCGCCAAGGCCGATGGGGCTCGGCCCGCAGCGGGTGGGGGCTTCGCTCTGGCCTCGGGGAGGGACCCTTCTCTCCCGGCAGCCTCGTGGAACAGGTGACCGGTCAGCGACGAGGCCGGAGCAGTGCTAG